The following are encoded together in the Tripterygium wilfordii isolate XIE 37 chromosome 18, ASM1340144v1, whole genome shotgun sequence genome:
- the LOC119984888 gene encoding E3 ubiquitin-protein ligase SINAT5-like — protein sequence MELDTVECLSSSDGFDEDGIHHHSLHHPSHPHLHNLHQFSSSKLHNANGGNNGNILGPTAIAPATSVHELLECPVCTNSMYPPIHQCHNGHTLCSTCKTRVQNRCPTCRQELGDIRCLALEKVAESLDLPCKFYSLGCQEIFPYYSKLKHETICNFRPYNCPYAGSECSVTGDIPFLVTHLRDDHKVDMHTGCTFNHRYVKSNPREVENATWMLTVFHCFGQYFCLHFEAFQLGTAPVYMAFLRFMGDEAEARNYSYSLEVGANGRKQIWEGTPRSVRDSHRKVRDSHDGLIIQRNMALFFSGGDRKELKLRVTGRIWKEQQNSDGGVCIPNLCS from the exons ATGGAGTTGGACACAGTGGAGTGTTTGTCATCCTCAGATGGGTTCGATGAGGATGGGATCCATCACCACAGTCTACACCATCCATCACATCCTCATCTCCACAATCTTCATCAATTCTCTTCATCAAAGCTTCACAATGCCAACGGCGGAAATAATGGCAATATTTTGGGTCCGACGGCGATCGCTCCTGCCACCAGCGTCCACGAGTTGCTGGAATGCCCTGTCTGCACCAATTCCATGTACCCTCCTATTCATCAG TGCCACAATGGTCACACACTATGTTCCACCTGTAAAACAAGGGTACAAAACCGATGCCCCACTTGTAGACAGGAGCTTGGAGATATTAGGTGTTTAGCACTGGAGAAGGTGGCTGAGTCACTTGATTTGCCTTGTAAGTTTTATAGCTTGGGATGCCAAGAGATATTTCCCTATTACAGCAAACTTAAGCACGAGACAATATGCAACTTTAGGCCATATAATTGTCCATATGCTGGATCAGAGTGTTCTGTTACTGGAGATATTCCTTTCCTAGTTACTCATTTGAGGGATGACCACAAGGTTGACATGCACACAGGATGTACATTCAACCATCGTTATGTTAAGTCCAACCCCCGGGAAGTAGAGAATGCAACTTGGATGCTAACG GTCTTCCATTGTTTTGGGCAATACTTCTGCCTTCACTTTGAAGCCTTCCAGCTTGGAACAGCACCAGTTTACATGGCATTCCTCCGTTTCATGGGTGATGAGGCTGAGGCTCGGAATTATAGCTACAGCTTAGAGGTTGGGGCAAATGGCAGGAAGCAGATATGGGAAGGTACGCCAAGAAGCGTCCGGGATAGCCACCGGAAGGTAAGAGATAGCCACGACGGTCTTATCATCCAGCGCAACATGGCCCTTTTCTTCTCCGGTGGGGATAGGAAAGAACTGAAATTGAGAGTTACTGGGAGAATATGGAAGGAGCAGCAGAATTCAGATGGGGGAGTGTGCATACCGAACCTTTGTAGTTGA